One window of the Shewanella maritima genome contains the following:
- a CDS encoding TonB-dependent hemoglobin/transferrin/lactoferrin family receptor, with product MSKFTRTVLASAVAAQFVMAPNVIAQESASADVANEFEVIVVSGSRTEKPLKDVAGSISVVTADEIENQVVDDMSQLFKYDPSVQVSGTAGQAQNIIVRGMGGDRVLMIKDGMRMNEGYGADGLNDIVGRGFIETDTLKQVEVAKGAASSLYGSDALGGIVVFTTKDASDYLEEGETFAGKVKAGHSSNTKQNNLGTTLALKTGDFEHLLSATVRKGEEQQNYKETKAPLDIDSTSILYKAKYNINEKQNLSLIVDSWKQDVKGDTAYGLLSYFRTLDGYDVLEENSLGEKDNLSMQLRYQSTDATAIYDQLNVSVYRNSTEQTDTEYGKLDIDANFGYPVVEIRDMWKTAVYEQDTVGFLSNASLELNDTHTLGYGLDVEQSESKRHESKLYSVEGTPKPGYPQEEDKFPTTEVFRAGVFVNDEMRFLDGALTVTPGVRFDMYKMDPKGAVKEDGTEYKKFDENNVSFNLGALYRIAPTMNLFAQYGQGFKVPAYDLAYLDHDNSLYGYKIKPSDDLSPEKSDTFELGLRGHVEDFYFTAAAFYTKYDDFLSTALIDIEEGTNPYTGQPMNINIYQYQNIDSVTIKGLEFAGQYYLNDNVSMYANAAYTDGRDDQTDDYITSISPLSGVAGVRFENDDFTSELLVNWAARMTKVPEESVEIPGYATMDFLVNYNVTEDFKVNLAITNLLDKEYVKYINGAGHKTNDTLQDITEAGRTFSASVSYNF from the coding sequence AGTAAATTTACGCGCACCGTACTTGCTAGCGCAGTTGCTGCCCAATTTGTAATGGCGCCTAATGTCATCGCGCAGGAGTCAGCTTCAGCAGATGTTGCGAATGAATTTGAAGTGATTGTCGTCAGTGGCTCACGAACTGAAAAACCGCTGAAAGACGTTGCGGGCAGTATCTCAGTAGTTACCGCTGATGAGATTGAAAATCAGGTAGTTGATGACATGAGTCAGCTGTTTAAGTACGACCCAAGCGTGCAGGTGTCAGGTACAGCTGGTCAGGCGCAAAACATTATTGTTCGTGGTATGGGTGGTGATCGCGTGCTGATGATTAAAGATGGCATGCGCATGAACGAAGGTTATGGTGCGGACGGACTCAACGATATTGTTGGCCGTGGTTTTATTGAAACAGACACTTTAAAACAAGTCGAGGTAGCCAAAGGCGCAGCATCATCACTTTATGGTTCAGACGCGCTAGGTGGCATTGTAGTTTTCACCACTAAAGATGCATCTGACTACCTAGAAGAAGGCGAAACCTTTGCAGGTAAGGTCAAAGCTGGCCATAGCTCAAATACCAAGCAAAATAACTTGGGTACGACTTTAGCGCTGAAAACTGGTGATTTCGAGCATTTACTGAGCGCGACTGTGCGTAAAGGTGAAGAGCAGCAAAACTATAAAGAAACTAAAGCGCCGCTGGATATCGACTCTACGAGTATTCTTTACAAAGCCAAATACAACATTAACGAAAAGCAAAACCTGAGCTTGATTGTCGATAGCTGGAAGCAAGACGTAAAAGGCGATACCGCCTATGGCTTGTTAAGTTACTTCCGTACCTTAGATGGCTATGACGTGCTTGAAGAAAACAGTCTTGGCGAGAAAGATAACCTGTCAATGCAGCTGCGTTACCAAAGTACAGATGCTACAGCGATTTACGATCAATTAAATGTGTCGGTTTATCGTAATAGCACAGAGCAAACGGATACCGAATACGGCAAGCTAGATATCGATGCAAATTTTGGTTACCCAGTCGTTGAAATTCGCGATATGTGGAAAACTGCAGTTTACGAGCAAGACACAGTTGGCTTTTTATCTAATGCCAGCCTTGAATTAAACGATACTCACACCCTAGGTTATGGGTTAGATGTAGAGCAGTCTGAGTCGAAGCGCCATGAGAGTAAGCTGTACTCAGTTGAAGGCACACCAAAACCTGGTTATCCGCAAGAAGAAGATAAGTTCCCGACTACTGAAGTATTCCGCGCAGGTGTATTTGTAAATGATGAAATGCGCTTTTTAGACGGTGCATTAACCGTGACACCAGGCGTGCGTTTTGACATGTACAAAATGGACCCTAAAGGTGCGGTTAAAGAAGATGGCACTGAGTACAAAAAGTTTGACGAAAATAATGTGTCGTTCAACCTAGGTGCGCTATATCGTATTGCGCCTACCATGAACTTATTTGCTCAGTATGGTCAAGGGTTCAAGGTACCGGCTTACGATCTTGCGTATCTTGATCATGATAACTCTTTATACGGCTACAAAATTAAGCCAAGTGATGACTTGTCGCCAGAAAAGAGTGACACCTTTGAGCTAGGTTTACGTGGTCACGTAGAAGATTTTTACTTCACGGCTGCGGCGTTTTACACCAAGTATGATGACTTCTTGTCAACGGCTTTGATTGATATTGAAGAGGGCACTAACCCATACACGGGGCAGCCGATGAATATCAATATTTATCAGTACCAAAATATTGATTCAGTCACTATTAAAGGCTTAGAGTTTGCGGGCCAATACTACTTAAACGACAACGTGTCTATGTACGCTAACGCTGCATATACCGATGGCCGTGATGATCAAACTGATGATTATATTACCAGCATCTCACCGCTATCAGGTGTCGCAGGCGTTAGGTTTGAAAATGACGACTTTACCTCAGAGCTATTAGTTAACTGGGCTGCGCGCATGACTAAAGTGCCAGAAGAAAGCGTAGAAATTCCTGGCTATGCAACTATGGATTTCTTGGTCAACTACAATGTTACTGAAGA